The Acropora muricata isolate sample 2 chromosome 7, ASM3666990v1, whole genome shotgun sequence genomic interval TTGGTCAGGTGTCGTACTCTGATTCAATGTTCTATGCATTTATATTGGTATCGGCTGTAACCGGGCTTATAATTGCGATAATTGGTCCAATCCATCGGAATTGCTTCAACTCTTTTTACAGGTATGTCAACTGAATCATCAGTTCCACGTATATCCATAAATGAACGTAATAACATGCCCGCTTAATTTTGCTAAACGTCGCGTAGTTTCAGGGGAAGTTTGAGTGTAAACCAGCTCTTTGAAAATATAGTGTTAGTGTTTAGGTTTAGTGGTAATGCCTCCTTTGTGTTGagtttattttttacatttgGATTAGATcactttatttctttttagGTAGGACGTCACTTAGCAAACTGTATaatttgcttgtatttttcGCCAGAAGAGAGGTTCCAGTTAATGACAAGGGTCAGCGGACACTTCGTAACTCTTATTGAAAGCAGCATGCATCTAATTTAGTTCAATTCTGGACAGCATTAATACTAGTGCTACAAGTATGGTATAGGTTCTAGGATTAAATATCGTTGAATAGAGCGATGTCTAATTGAGTTCCGTTGAACAAAAGGGAAACTAATGCATGGCCAATAAATATCAGATGGCACTAGGCGCTGGAAGAGTTTGATACTCACAATTGACTCCTGATTGTCTGAGAATGTGGTGGGAGTTTTCTGAAGGGCTGCTATATAACCCCTCTGCCCACTCTAAGATCTCTTGGTTAGTCAAATGCTGTTCTCTAACTTTTTCCTGCCCGGCTGGAAGGATTGAAGAAGTTTTATTTACAGCAAATGCAGCATGAAAGCAGACAGTTTTAATTGAGAAAGTTAGAGAAAAGCATAGTCTTTTCTCCAGTttattcttgtctttttttatcCTTAAGAAGTGATAAACTGAGGTAGATGAATGAACGGTTTTTAAGTTCACTgagtttcttgttgttgttttgttttggtcttttcgtcttctcttttttttaagaaatgaaattaagataattattatgatatatCACTGCGGACGAATCAACAATAACATAACGCGCTATTTGTCCACCATAGAAATTGGGAGAGGGTAGAATCAAAATCATCTGAACCAAGGGTAGTTGATCGTAATGCGTTGTGACACGTCACTCTCTTTTCTGGAAGAAAGCAAAAAAGGACTAAACCTCAGAGTTTCAATGCTAAACGCAGCTTAATAACCAAGCAAGTTCTCAAATGAAATTCATCTTCTCTCTCACTGATATAGAAATCGTCTCACCAAGGCGTTCTTTAAGACGCAGCCAGCGCCATGTCCTATGGAGGATGTGTTTCTCTGTTGTGTTTATGCGCGCTCTACAAGTAGCGAGGAAACATCGTTAAGTTTGGCAGATCTCAAAAATCAATCCCCTACGTTTATCAGTAACATTACAGTGAACGACTGGAATATCACTGGAAACGGATCGGGAGATAGCCATCATCTTATTGCGTTCTCACCTTATGACGTTAAAGTTATTGGCAAGTACGTGGACGAAGATGGCGAACCATTAGAAGTGCCTAATTTCAAGGATCTTTTCTCCCCAAATCATATGACACTATCTTCAGCTGCAGCAATATCTGGGGCTGTGGTCAGTTTTGACCTGGGAAAGTACAAGAGcaaatttgacatgtttgtcGGTTTACTATATTTGCTTGGCATTGGAATGGGAAGCGAAAAAGTCAGTAAACCAGACGCAGAGGCAAAGCGTGACTGGCGATCTAAGGTTTGTTACTTTCATTGCGACTCTCACGTTTTCCCGATGCTTGATTTTGTTCCCAGCTTTGACATCATTCGGTTGAACGCTACTTCCACGAAGTATCAAATCAGCCTTCGGTTGTATGGAGCTTAGTCAAAAAATGGGGGATAGGTGAATAGCTGCATTAGAGCTTGCGTGCGTGCTATTACAAATTGAATGACAGAAAAGGTTTATTTTGCCTCCACTAATCAGCGGGATAAACGCAGTAATGACATTCGGATGCGTTGGCCAGTCAAACCACCGTACTGTTTATTTAACCTTGTGTACATACATGCAAACGATGCATGTGAATTTATAGAACCAAGGCACCGAAGCCTGACACAAAAACCCTAAAAATTAACAGGCGGAAGAAATGGGGGAAATTGTGTCCCGGACGAAGGCAAAGGTGCTACCCTTGGGTTTTTAGAATATGCTACAAAGAGTCTATATTTCAAATATCAACAGTCAATACAAAGGTTTAAAGGGTATCGAACCCAATCCATGGCAATCGTAACAATTGGATGTTAAGTGGAAAAGGCTGGCCGTAGAATGATTTACCCACAAACAACCTCGACCATTACAAACCTGAAACCCGTTCCCCTTTGTGCGCCTGATGCCACTGACAAGACCTCCAATGCTCGCCCCCAAAATAACAATTTACGCAAATTTACACAATTATCTCAAATTTATAACATGATGGAATAAATTCTAGCTCCTAGGGTTTTAACTCCAGTGCTGTCTATATCTTACGTGTTCCCTTGTGTCATCGTAAGATTGTGTTTGAACAGGGACAGGGATAGTCTTAACGTGGTTATATTACAGCGCAAACGTTTTTCTCTACGTTCTTtctgttcttctttttttttcccatctGTTTCAGTGCCTAGCCCCCTTTTTGGCAGAGTTTGGTCTCAATCTCCCACTTATGGCAGGACCTCTTGTTTATTATTTTGGAGATAGTGCTACTTGGGCTGCAAGTTTGGTCACTCTTCATTTGGTTATGGTCGTAATACTAACATTTTTCGCTATGTTTGGTAGAAGATGTTCCAGGGGGTGGATTTCCTCTCTCATCTGGTAAGTGCTCTATAATTTAAGCGTTACGATGAagacttttttgtttgctttctcgTCCCCTTTTTTGAAAAGAAGTTGAATGAATAACTATTATTACTACGCGAAAAAAAATCCTTCATTCTTTTTACTCTAAAAATGACTAGGTATTTGATAACACGAAAACTCCTCCAAAATTGCCCATGATTAATTAAGGTACTAAAGCCCACGGGCTTCTCGAAAATTGTTTCAGGTGCTGTGATACGATGATAACAAATATCGGGGAATATCTATGGAGCGAAAGCCATAAGACAATACAATATTTACGGTGCTGCGGAGGCATTTTCAACTACCACAACTCATTTGTTGTTTCGGTAGATATTTTACTTTTCGTACTGTCGCAATTTCAGTCGTTTTAAAAATCATAGCGCATACAGCAAAGAGACCTGGATCCACTCACTTGAAACATGAGATGACGCCGTCAACTTTGGTGTGCACAGAGTTTCTTGTGGGAGCTGCAGATGCCTCCTTCCAGTCATCCTCTATTAGATTTTCAACTTAAAATTTTCGCAAATTAAGTAAAACTCAAAACCCTAGGCTTTGAATTTAAAGACAGTGATTTTGGGTGATACAAGCTCTTTAAAGTATGCAAAGCACACATCTTTcctttaaatttaaataaatacttggagaaaaagaagatgaaCAAGTGGTCAGTTGTCAACCCTTGCATAGAGATAAAgcaaaaatgattaaaattcGGAATATTCCAAATAACTCTACTTTTAGCGATCCCATAGCCTTTATATTAGGGGTATTGGAGAAGGGGTTGGGTATCGAGGTCAGAGGGGGAATTTGAACCCAAGAAAACGAACAATTGAAGACTTATCAGTGCTGTAATGCATGCCAGGAATTGTTACTGTCAGTAAATTAAATGTGTTGTTTGTGCTTTGCACAGGTTTCTGATGACTCGTATATTTTTAATACGATTTCTTTGTGGTTTTTTGAACGTTACCACCGTTGGCAAACATCCACCTCACGTCTTAAAGTTAAGCGATGGGGGTCACTTTGAAAACTTTGCTCTGCTTCCTCTGCTGGAGAAAAGGTTACGTAAAATACTCGTAGTTGATGGTTCATGCAACTCTGGAGCAGATAGTCAGGCTCAGGAACTCCTTGATGCGCTAGAACTAGCGCaaaaaaagcttcattgctGGTTTGAGGGAGAGAAAGTCAAAGACATAAAGGAGGATATCAGAAGTGAGTTTCTTACCAAGGATAAAAATGGAAAACTGCCAAGATGCTACAGATTTTCTGTTCATTATTCAGCCGAACCCAACGAGGAAAGTATCACCGGGACAATAATGTTCTTAGCTCCAAGGCATCCAAGCGAAAGTAAAAATTTGGAACCCGAAACTGTCGATGAGACTGGACAACCATGCTGCCAACGTGACAACGGGAAACATTCATGGAAATGTTTTGATAGCAACCTCAATCTCAGTGAAGTAGAATGGGGATTTGGTCCTGAGCTGAGTGAACATGAGGCAAACAGGCTCAACTGGTGTTGCTGTTTATGCTGTCACAATTGCTTATGTCAGGGATTTTGCCACACTCTGTCCTCCTTTTGCCTTGGAAAGTTTCCTAATCACAGTACTGGCAATCAATTTTTTACGCCAGATATGTTCAGGGAGTACCATCGCGAAGGATACGCAGCTTGCATTGAGGCAAAAGGGGACACATTTGTCGAAAGTAACTAGTAGCGTTTTAGGGTTTCTAGTTTTGAGCATGAAAAGCACGCATCAACATCAAAGTACTTATCCTCTAAGGCGTCACAAGGCCCTGTGCCCCAGTATCTGCAGTCCTTAATGTGTATCAAGACATCCTAAAGCGTTCTAATATTTGACTTCTAGTTATGCCATCAGTGAAATCTAATTATAAGGCCACGCTAAGAGATCGGGCACTTGCCGTCGCAGCGccgtcattagggagctttagcatcgacgacaacagctgcaacgacaacgccacaaattaaaaatttgattggtcgagtgaggaaaaataaaccTGCTGTGCACGTGCGGCTCGCACTTATGAACCAGTCcatgccatcctctgcaaaacaacaacatgaaattaccacatttaccgtactgatcacaacttgagcatacaaccgtaaaTCTTCAATTCTCTGTATCTAATTCAACGGCGCGCACACTAGTCCAGTTGTAGCTTACTTTGCCAACATTacagaatgcgaacaagatgtgACAAACGcgaatagtcacaattgcgcaagtatttattttcaagcgCCGTTTTCTTTGCcattgccgtcgtcattgctaaagctccctattgtggAGCTCTCCGCCTCGTGAGCCTCGCTCAATTTATGTTTAGCTCATCTTTGGCCTTCGTATAGGTAATAGAGACTTTACTAGCATATTATCAGCATTTACTATTTCTACATAATACctttgttaaatatttaacaaataatttTAAGCCTTAGCATATTTTTAGTTAGATGTTTGTCTGTTATTTTGCGTATTTATAATTTTGGAATGCGCATCTGATCATAGTcatgtaaagtgaaaaaattattattattattattattattattattatttttttttttatgattatgAGATTGTATCTTTCAGTGTCATCTTGATTCCAAGCATATAATAAGGAATCGTAAAATTTGTTTAGTCACGATAAGTTAATACAGTTTAATACTAATGGGGTCGTGGCCTTAAATatgaaattaaacaaaactaTTTTCGTTGTACGTTGTATTGTGACGATTTCCTTATAAACAGTGATCATAAAGGTGTTAACAAATAGGCATAATATACATTGTGAGCGAGCAATAGCAGTTTGTATTTATACATGGTTTCCTATGTCCACCTTGTCTTGGTCATGCCTTGAGTTCTTTGCTATAGGTGTGGACCCatttaaatcaaaattattttttgcagcTTTAACATGTGATGATTCTGAGTGAGAAAATTTGATTTCGCCCTACGAACCCCGAATTAAGATTCCACATGCTACAAATGGTAGGATAAgcttaaaataaaaatctatTCCGGTCTGCCTGGGAAGAAAGTACATTTACTCCAGGCATTTCAGTATCTTCAGCTTTTGATATTAAGATTTTATCAGTTCATTTAAATGTTTGCCCCACTTTGGTTGGTTGTCTATTTGAAGCGAGACCTAGACTTCTAGTAGAGCTTACTTCATCCATAAGATAGTCTCCTAGCAGTATGGCTTGCTTGGGTCCAAAGAACTGCTTCCGGCTGACCGGCTGAGCAACATGAGCTCATCGGTTTAGCGTAGTTCATCATCTGCAAAGTTTAATATTTATAAGGAGGGAGCAATGTATTTTGAGAGATAAAGGAGCGGCAGGCAGCAGAATGCAAAATAAAACTGGGACGGTTTCATCTTGCTGTGGCATTGTCTTATTGAAATGTCCTTTGCGCGGAAGCGTAATTGGTTACAGGCATGAGAATGAAACCCAAAAATCTAAGAGCAGTTTATGCGTACGTTGGAAATCAATTCATCTGTGCTTTTGAATTACCGTGCATTTCATAGTCAGATGAGATGGTAGTagttttttctcaaaaaaagaAGCTAAACCACAGATTAATTTTTATACTCGTCTCTCTTTAATGGCACATTTGTGTATAGGGTCAAATAAGGCGATTGCGCGGCAAAATATATGAAGCATTGAAACACAGGGTTAAACGACGTACGTATTTGGACTGGCTGTGAATAAATTATAAACTGACTCTGGGACTGCGGTGCCAGCGCTTTGTGGTGGACGCGTATCCTGTTTCAAATAAGGCGATTCCGTGACAAAATACATGGGGCATTAAATATAAATTACGCATTTATTTCGACCGACTGTGAATAAACTATAAACTGACTAAGGGACTGCGGTGGCAGCGTTTTAGGTTCAACGTAAGTGGACTGGTATTCTGTGATCTAGCCCGTCGCTTTACTGTTAAATTCGTGTGAATTACATTCGTCGTATTGCGACGTATAAACAGGGTCTAATTAAGTTACAAATATACCTTTTGGCTTTTGTCGTATTACAGTGCATAAACCTTAGAAACGCATCATCTGCTTATTGATCATTTCATATAAATGCATTTTAAGAGGGGGTGGAGGGTTCCTAATCGATTATTTTGAAGTTTACCATTCTTCAAATAAACGCTCCTGCATAAATTTTACCAATGACTGATTGAAGTGCGAAAATTCGTGTCTGACTCATGGCAAAGAGCAGATTGGAGCAAATAATCTTAGTGTGGGTTTTATTCTCATTTGGAGAGTTGTCCTATACTTCTGAATAGATACGAGTCGTAAAAGACCCATTGTCcgatggagaaatgcatctcattagggggACTTCTGACACGCTCTATGCCAAGAAACCCTCCTTCGAGTTGTCAGTTGAACAGGTGACTACTGAGTAACATTCCTATGAACACCGTGCACTCGCAATGCTTTGCAAATGGACGAGGTCAATTCTCTTTTCTGAATATTGAGTAACTTCCAGTTACGATCATAATTCAGTAATTGTGTTGCGATCACCTTTTCAAAACTATTAAGAAAACCAATGAGATTGCCAATAAAACACCTCCATTGTAAAGTGAAcatttgaacaattttcaaGTCAAACTTTCCAAAATTATAAGGATAGCTTTTTAAGCTAACCCATAGTACGTTTATGAAGCGTTGTCCAGTGAGGACACTTAAACTTGGCAAATAAAATCCAATCCAACGTACTATCTCTGATTATTTAAGTGCATTCCTGTAAAACAAACCAGTTAGATTGTTTCGAATCGTGATATTTCCCCTCTTCGTGTTATCAGTCTATTTAAGCTATAAATATACCTGTGGGCTTTTGTCGCATTATTGCAAAATGTTTTGTAGCCGGTTCTTGTCAGCGTCGAATTGAGCGGGTATGACAGGGCAATTTTTGATATTCCACGTTTGCTTTATTCCCGTTTTGAAACAGACTGagttaatttaatttgaaatttgcaCCGCAGCTTATTCATTTCCAGCGTGAAGAAGGGGGGTTCATTGGGCTTAGATAGCTAGATAGTTTATTGAATACAACTTTGCAACCCTAGGGTTGAATTGCGTTATATTTACAGTAGTAAAAAGATTAAAATATACTTATAATAATATGAAAGACATCTTCGAACACTATATAATGACTAAgttactaaaaaaatatataaatcttaaaaatgaaaaaaaaaagggtttgcATCATGTAACCTTAAGTgcattaaaaacaataaagctATTTCGAAACCTTTTTGTCTTAAAAATCGGACTCAACTGACGTCCCTTTCTGAGATTATAATGCCTAGCCTTTTGTGGGGGCAGTAAATTCCTGAGTTTGCTGCCTTTGTTATCTAAGATTTTCTTGAACAATTTGTCCGTTAGGGCCTGCCTTCGGTCTGACAAGGTTACAAGGCTTCATCATACATAAAGCATGGGAAAATAATACGCAAATATTCCGTGATTGGACGGATACAAGTCCGATAGAATaagccatttccgaattacctttggcctctttttcatagcgagtcctggtgctcatcctttcatatgaaaattagtttttattcacatgcaaatgaaaactaattttcatatgaaaagatgagcaccaggactcgctttgaaaaagaggccaaaggtaattcggaaatggcctattgtacTAATTCATTAGGGCCTAGACCTGCGCGTTTTAATTGAGAAAGACAAAATAGGCGTTTCCTAGCTTTCTTAACAACTTCCGAAAATATGATAGTTCCATTTTAGATCGCTCGAAATATTCACACCCAAAGTCTTAGCATGTGAGACAACATCAATTTGCTTGTCATTAATGACAATAGGGTTTGAATTTAAGGGTtaaagttagggttagggttagggttagggttagggttcttAATTTGGCATCAGTGTGTTACGTGATATGTCATGACACCAGCATCTAGGAAATATTATGCTATGACGCCAAAACtgttccttatttttttttgctcggTAATGAATTATAGGGTCAATTAACCCATGAAACAAATTCTTTATGCGGACCAAACAGACGAATTCATTGACTTGGATGATCCTGCAACTAGGTTGTGTTCAGTGAAAACGCCTATGACCATACAGTGTGGTATGGCACTTAGCTCATCCCTTAAAATAGCGTCCTTTATCAAGTTTCAATGACGACATCAAACGAAAATGAAATCCGCAAACTGATACTTTTAGAGGATTAATTGCTGTAATCTAGCAGAGGCGAATGTTCGAACTTTGATCCGTCATTAAGAAAATCTTACAGAAGAACGTTGATTTGGAGAAAGGGAAACTTTCTGAACAGCAAAAAATATGAAGgccagaaaaaaagaaattaaaaaaaactttaaaaaatgcaGTTAAATGAAATGATCAGTAGGTAGACAATGCGTCTTTAAGTGAACAAAGGTTGAAATCTCACAGGAAGAAAGCAATACACCATGGCCCTAAGACAAAGCGCTATTATCCTTTCCCTGAGCTTTGACTATTTTACCTTTGGATCGACTTTTAAGGCCATAAAAACGAAGACACCGTTTGCGGTAGACCCACACGAAAAGATGCTGAACGGAACTCGTCCATCTGCAAGCCTTTACGAGAGATCAATTTATGAGCGAACATTTATGAGTGAACCTATCGAGAATGATGTTATCAAATCATAATCGTGGTAAAAAGCGTTATCGGACTTTTAGACGACATCGTGAACCAAGTAGAATGCAACGTCGGAGCAACAAGAGGAGAAAGGTTAGAGAATTTGTTTGCAAATGTGTGTGTTCGAGCACACGCCGTCTTCAAAAatgcattgctttttttttaaggttaggAAACATAAACTTAAGCTTAAATCCTCTAAGACACTTCGTAAAACTATATTAAAGTTAAAATCACGAACCAAACGATATTACTCATTGTTTTCTTGTAACAGAGTTGTGTCTTTACAAGATTTAAACCCATGTACATAATGAATAATATTTTTGTAAATACACTGAGTGCAGATATAGAAAAGAAGCCTGGCCCTCGCCCAGTGTATGTTGACCCCAGCGAAACATGTACAATAGAAGGACCATATAGCCAAGGTCATGAGTTACTATTTGGACAAAATGCGAGACAACGGACGTGTGTGTTGCAATGAGTTTGTGCTCTTTGATTTACAACAAGAAACAAGGAATCAGTTGTGCAAATGACCTCATTCAAGTTATGAACATTGGAAATCAGTTGTATTCAAGTTTGTCAGTCAGCTAGTTATTTCTATTTAATGCAGCCATGATTAGCTACAATGTTGAATAATTATCCCCTGACGCACCCTCCTCTCGCAACACACAAAGACAAATGAGACAGAGAATCTGTTTGGGTATCTTTAATGAAACCGACAGACCAAGGGGCCCGAGGAAATCCCAAGGGTGGGAGGGAGGGTGAACCAACGACTCGAGTGAACAACGAGCTAAACAAAACAACCATGTGACAC includes:
- the LOC136923249 gene encoding uncharacterized protein → MGNHKVSPERAVLPTITDQGSHAATQGTQLPDKSSRCSANQQSANDPSDFENQRMTSGIAFSGGGIRSAAFCSGVLRRLLHKRIPLNFYLSCVSGGGYTGAAFLDWSSWFSSSLNWHEDFFRNMRDNAGYLCNCQSPLLAVCHSIAFVSVIFFTICFLPILMGVPYSFPVAMAVDFLFGDVLRANISCPDKRETGSRPSSHLVLELRLDEDCSPSASRSVLFSMTFIVSLVTNILSRCSWCRCCRAYRNHLRWLSALSGSMFIFTFFPWVAHNFVWPTKAWIKVLILFILLVLPFLFPLIRNHAAIFFAFYVYSYIISWKVFHVELFGQVSYSDSMFYAFILVSAVTGLIIAIIGPIHRNCFNSFYRNRLTKAFFKTQPAPCPMEDVFLCCVYARSTSSEETSLSLADLKNQSPTFISNITVNDWNITGNGSGDSHHLIAFSPYDVKVIGKYVDEDGEPLEVPNFKDLFSPNHMTLSSAAAISGAVVSFDLGKYKSKFDMFVGLLYLLGIGMGSEKVSKPDAEAKRDWRSKCLAPFLAEFGLNLPLMAGPLVYYFGDSATWAASLVTLHLVMVVILTFFAMFGRRCSRGWISSLIWFLMTRIFLIRFLCGFLNVTTVGKHPPHVLKLSDGGHFENFALLPLLEKRLRKILVVDGSCNSGADSQAQELLDALELAQKKLHCWFEGEKVKDIKEDIRSEFLTKDKNGKLPRCYRFSVHYSAEPNEESITGTIMFLAPRHPSESKNLEPETVDETGQPCCQRDNGKHSWKCFDSNLNLSEVEWGFGPELSEHEANRLNWCCCLCCHNCLCQGFCHTLSSFCLGKFPNHSTGNQFFTPDMFREYHREGYAACIEAKGDTFVESN